In Syntrophorhabdaceae bacterium, the sequence CAATAGTAGTGGATGAGAAGACAATGGTCGATTTTGCATCACAATATGATCCGCAGGTCTTCCATACCGATCCCGAAGCGGCCAGGAAGACCTCATTTGGAGGACTCGTTGCCAGCGGATGGCA encodes:
- a CDS encoding MaoC/PaaZ C-terminal domain-containing protein yields the protein MINTSATEHLRVLYLEDHVPGSVYEFGSIVVDEKTMVDFASQYDPQVFHTDPEAARKTSFGGLVASGW